In Dysidea avara chromosome 6, odDysAvar1.4, whole genome shotgun sequence, the genomic stretch CAACCTAACTGGCATGTGTGTGGTGCATGACTCGTGGGAAACTAGGAAatcaaaaaaattatgaaaatagaTCAGGTACACAATATAGAGCAATCTTGTACTACACCAAACACTGGAATCCAATACTCCACTGATCCTAAACTCTATTGTATAAACATTACTAATTGTGTGAGGGTAACAAGTGGGGCACTTCAATAGTCAGGTTGATCTACTGATAAATGTGACAATTATGAAATGATTAACATGAAAAAGATGGCAGGAAATGAATTTTTGTATGCCTTGATGAACTATATATACGGGATATGTGTCCActatattgtgtgtgttgtgtatgtgcgtgtgcatgtgtgtgtgtgtgtgcgtgtgtgtgcatgcatgtacgtgtgtgtgtatgtgtatgtgtatgtgtgtgtgtgcgtgcgtgtgttttTACATACGTATATGGTGTTGGTGTGTATGCTTGCACGTGTATGACTAAATTTTCTGGGGGACCATACAGTCCACAGCAAATCACACTATACAAGCTTCACTATACACTAAACTACTTAGTTACCATACCTCTAAGTGATCGCTATAGACTAAGTACCTCAACTAGGTTGTTCTTGTTTATGTAAATAAAACCACCAAGACAACAAAGTTGAAAAATATGGTAAAATCAGGTAGTCAGTCACATAGGAAGTTGCTACAGGTAAGTATTACAATTCATACAACTATTCTAAAGTCTCCTTACTGAGCGATTGTTTCTTTGACTGGATTCTTCCCAAAAAATCTCATATCACGCATGCATATACACATGAGTGAATCACGCCACACTTCTGAAAAACGGCCAACGGTCCTCCCTGGCTGTCTTAGcctatcaataataataatccatTGGACTTCAAAACGTGACTAGCAACTCGAAGATTCATAAAGCTCGTCATTttcaataaaaaaaaaactttgtgaTACTATGTAACAAACACGTAATAGTGAGCAAAGGATCCAGTTATCCTAGAAATGGAACCTCTATGGGCATGCCCATTTCAGGGTAAGCACATCATACTATAAAATGTATGATAGAAGTGGTAGTACGTTTGAATTATATCTCATATATCGTCAAACTGGATAAATCCGGTTATAGTGGTGAAGGGTTAATTAAGGTGTACGTAGATGAGGAAACAGCCTATCAACTGTAAGGACTCAATACTGCATTTGTATAGAGTAGCAAGAGCTGGAGTAGtaacttcagaaaagtaactcccatgtaacttagttaccaACTCTGAGCATACATACTCACATGGTTGGGTGTGCACGTACATGCGCATGTTGAGCTGTTTAAACAAGAAATTGGTGTTAATAGAGAAGTAGTCTATCAACTGATAAGGCTTTACTGTGTTTGTGCAGAGCAACATACATACTCACATGGTTACATACAAtggtgtactgtacatatatacctGTTTATTAAAGCCGTGGTGTTTTTCAATCACAAATGTCTCATATACCAGCCATGGTAGTCCAGTGATGTTACCAATGAACATCATCAACAGTAGGAACACTATGGACCAAATGATCTGTAGTGATACAGTAATAGAGTAAGTAATGGATAAAGGTCATGCAACTACAACAaatgtacacacaaacacacgcacacacacacacacacacacgcatatacACACACGtacccacacacacacgtacgcatgcacgcacacacacacacgcacgcacacacacactacacaacacacacacacgcacacaatacgtacatactgtacataaaatgcCTACAGCTACTATGCTAGTTATGCTtatccagtgaaccagcactggaacACCACTCAGGTTCCATGAGCCAGTGCAaactcctggggcaggactagtaacccacaggaggccgTACCATGTCTCatggtgaaggtgtgggcacccaaagtcccacctggaccttcacccattatgtggggcaattggaaacagtggaaatggaaactggaaacggaAAATGGAatcaccaggtacccattgatgttatagaAATGTACAAACACTCACTGTCTATGAATGTTTGTGTATTCAgagtctgcatgtacaaatggTATTGTTGATTTGTAAACTTGTTCTATTcctacatgtactgtagtataAAGTACATGATGTGTAGGGATATGATAACTGATATGTAGTAGCCTTGGTAACAGTACAACCTAGAGGTGGAGTGTACCTAGTCATTTTGTATGGTACATAGCAGATATATAGTAGAGTCCCAATTATTTACCTTTATCACAACAATTGGTACGCTTGCAACAAACATACATTGTTATGGCCTTTTGACTGTTAAGTTTAGTTGCTTTTTGCacagttgtaactagttaccaGTTACTAGATACAAGGAATGTAACTAATTACGTACTTAAAGCAAAAGTTGCTCTGACCGTACGTACATCCACCACGTAGTGACGTTTGAGAATTATCAATAAACATGACTAAAGTTCACACTTAAGGTGATGATCAACTTCTTTTATTTTAATGATCACTACCGGTTTATAAAGTTCCCAATTTTTATTACACCTGtttgttacttttttttttttttttttgccaaatACAGATTTATCAATGGTATTTCAGCTATTCCCTGTctgttacatgtacatacataaggACACTCCTGGAAACACATCTACAATCAAACCCCTCATTTTGCCGCCAAATGGAGGTGCGGTACAACACACTTTATTCTTTGAATGTGATAAACAACACACGAAGCCATTGATTTTCTACCTGTGAgctgacaccttgcactgtaagcaaaaataaatgggacaccAAGAAGAACAAAGATGCAcactcgtacacacacacacacacgcacgcacacacacacacacatactacacatatgccatgcacacacattgttattagcgctttacagtgaccagcactgaaggtctgacagcaacatgtgctgcagccttaggattacctaacctaattgcgaggacttagacttagtgacttatagttGAAaaggtacatacacacacacgcacacacactaacctacatatatatatatcttgtACAAAACTTTGTTTTCACTTTATATCATCTGTTGACATATCCTCCTGATGCTACTCTGGGAAATTCCCTGCTTTTGGTGAGCATCACTCCTCCACCTGTTGTCCCACTTGTTGATGCTGGCACAACTGCCCCATCAGGTACGACTAACTGTGAGATGGAAAGCTGTCAGAATCAAAAATGTATATGTGTAAAGTATTATCATACAGAATGAAAATTTGTGATTACTTATTTTCATACTTTTAAGATATTAACATGGTCAccaataatgaggtggtcttattaatgaggtcatgaagtacatcttagctatgtttgggacctactcaatatggtcactataatgaggtggtttaTTCTCACCTTTCAGCCTTACCCACAAGGGAGAGGTGTGTGGGAGAATTATTCAGTGATAATAACAAGTGTCTGTTGAGTAGTCCATCAACTGTTAATTGTTTGAGTGACTGTGAAGAAAGTGTGTCCATCCAGTATGTGATGTTAGCTGTGTAGTAACCATGTAGGGGAAAAGTATTGTGGTGactgacacacacacgcacacacaccttAATTGTACTTCAAAATTGTGTATTAATGAATTACTAGAGTTCTCCAGTTGTCTACAAGCTGTACAAGTAACATTAACAATTAATATGCTATAACTAACAGTTTTGAGTACAGTGGCACAAAAGCATCATCAACTGCTTTTCATAGCTTTCTCAGAATGGTGTTCAACAATGCCTAAGGGAATAAAATATACACATAAGCTTTTATTAATTGTGtaccccccccctccccctcccccAACACCAAATGGCACAACAAATGGATTTATGCACGGATTAACCCCTCATTTAAAATGCCATGGTCCAAATTATCAATCTCATGgaggacaaacacacagacagacaaacCTCAGTGTTCCCACTTTCCATGGATACAATGGGATAATCCTTCATCAAACTGGATACCAGTTGTGACAGTTGTCTAGTTTGATGAGATAATGTCCTAGTCACATCCCAACCAATAACGTAACCAATGGCGTCACAACTCTCTGAACAAGGCTGGGTAGTAGCTGAATGTCCTCGTTATCCTTGCTGGCCCTCTCTGAAGCCATAAAACATCACTATACCAAACCATTGCATTTCTTCAAGCTCCTTTGCCTTCACCTACAGTAAAACAAGAACAGTGAACAtgctctgtgtgtgcgtgtgtgtatagtatgcgtgtgtgtgcctGGCCCTGGACGTATGGTGGAGACCAGGCGGGGTCAGGGTGCCCTAGAATTGGCCTTGCAGGCCAATTACGGGGTTTACACTATGTATACACTTCATACATGCCGTGTACGTTTATCACCACTACTCTTGCCACTGCTATGGTACATTCACTTTAAGGTAAGTGAGGGCGGGTAATTCTGGACACTTAGCTTGTCCTCAGCAATGGAAGAATCCCACAATGGTTAATTGTATTACAACATAAAATTGTACAGGAAATGCACCATAAGATAGGCCTTGCAACCATAGCTACAGTTACTGTTAACTCGTCAATGGAACATGCTGCAGTTGTTTTAAGACCGGTACCCATACCATTAGgtcagaccactttttttctcTTGGTCACTAGGTAGGGAGAGAAATGGTCTCTTTCAAATCCCCCCAATTGTTTTGACATGTCATGAGGTTACATCACAAGCATGCAGTATTAGTGACCCGTGTGCTTAAATTACATTACATTATGATAAAACAACAATAACCAGAAGACTTCAATCATTGGTAGATTCCGATTTCCGATACAACTTTAGACACCAACTGGATGGTTCAACTATTTCATTATAATGGAAAGATCCACCAGGCTATACCATCAATGTTGTTGTTTCATTCTCCCAAACtcatctacctattcataccaGTAAAGTTTCTACTCTAAGGGATACTTTCCATCTAGAAATGCACTCTAATTTTGTAAttgcataaaatttaatttgttttgtaattttcgTAGCCATGTCAActgtgctgtctgctctgtAACAATAATGTACATACCATTGTGTCTGAGCATGGTCTGAGTAATTCAATCTCGAATTCAATGAACCAGTGACCTCGCAGCTGACTGCCCATTCCTGTCGAGATCACCTGGTCAGCTAACTCCAAATAATGCCTTCATTTAGTAAACCTACAAAATGTTGAATTAAGTAGCCTTTATATctctattagctagctatgaaCTCACAAGAAAATGAAAAGAATCAACTACTCGCCTGGCTAGGCGCTTCGCTGTCAAGGGTGCGCTCCAACGCGGATAGTTGGGATAAAAACCAGcatttccaatcccgggtacgtagtatatataatctatgcacacacacacacacaaagcaaatgTTTTTGACAGGCGTGTGAAACACACCACCATTACCCGGCGGGCTGCCTGTGTACCCAAACACTTGAAACTGTGCAGGCAAAATTGAAATCCTACTGGGGTAGCACTAGTAACCCATAGGAGGACTGTTCAATGGATAGTTCTACGGATCTTAAAGTTCTACAACATCCCCAACATAGCTAAGGGACTAAAGGGAGACAATGATAAATGGGCATTTGCTccccaggccaccaggtcctcCTTTAAAACAGCTGTGAGTAGAcaggagcaatgtgagtaaagtttcttgctcaaggataCAACTGGGCATCATGTAGCTTCAAGCCTGGAAACCAGACAGTACACCAAATCCCTTGACTATATATGTTGCCACAGTGACACAAACACTAACCTAAAAAACCTAACCTAAAGCATCAACACACTAGAAATTGTGTATTTGATGACGTCCAATTGTTTACTAGTTGTCTACAAGCCGTACAAGAAGTATATCATTAACTTAATATGCTACAACTAACAGTTTTGAGTACAGTGGCAGAAAAGCATTATCAATTGCTTTATCAGAATGGTCTTCAACAATGCCTAAGGGAATAATACACATAAGCTTTTTTAATTGTGTACCTCAATCCCAAATGGCACAACAATTGAATATATACAGGGATTAACCCCTCTTTAAAAATGGCATGGTCCAAATTCTTAATCTCACAgaggacaaacacacagacagacacacctCACTCTTCATGGATATAGTGAGATAATCCTTCATCAACCTGGATACCAGCTGTCTAGTTTGACGAGATGATGTCCTAGTCACATCCCAACCTGCTCAACCAGCAATGTAACCAATGGCAACACAACCCTCTCAACAAGGCTGGGTATTAGCTGAGCATCCTTGTCATCCTTTCTGACCCTCCCTGAAGCCATAAATCATTAACATCTTAAACCATCCCATTTCTTCAAGCTCCTTTGCCTTCACCTGCAGTGAAACAATATCAGTGaacatgttgtgtgtgtgtgtgttagtgttgcCACGATATATTGATACATTGAGAGTATTCATATAACAAGGTATGGTTGCTGATTGCTATATGATATAGCAATCAGTTACATTGGATGGTTGCTGGCGCCATTTGATGATGtaggggaggccagacatatggtatttggcatttaattaagtcaTCTGTTGATGTAGTGTGGTAAACCAAAGTAAActgggaggttttaaggtttttgtgtagtgccagccacttgtctcaactgaaaagcagtagcaaaatgcatttaaaacctgataaacaagagtagcttttgcttgtggtatacatccaacttAAATTGAAACTTGCAATGATATATATGTTTGTCTTGTAAATGTTACAGTTAGGTTCTatatatgttcatatcgtgacataaaccttggtgatatatgatatagagtttttctatattgtggcaacactagtgtgtgtgtgtgtgtgtgtgtgtatgtgtgtgtgtgtgtgtgtgtggtgtgtgtgtgcacgtgcgtgTAGTATATGTTTGTGTCTGTGGTGTGTCCTTGTGTGAGTGTGGTATATTGTAGTACATACAcaagcatgtatgcatgtgtgtgtgttcctTTGCACAAAATGTTATGATATGATATCATAACTACACACTATTAGATACAGATACACTCAGGTATACTAACTATACTATAATCACACACCTCTAGAGGGTTCCATGTGACCAGTTGTAACTTCACAAATGGACTGAACAGCTTGGGAAGACATAACGACACATAAGCTTGTTGGTAAGATTGTGAGTGCTGGAACTTCCACTTCTCAAGATGACTCTTTATGATGGATAATGAAGCATACTCATCCACAACATCTTCAAACAGGTTATCAGCTTCCAGTGAAAACTGAGCTGTGTAATAGATAGTACTAAATATGTATTATAGGTGGCTGTTGTTCATTTTCAAGTTAACTACACCCACCTAATCACACACGCAAAGCCTCAGGCAGCCATACAGCTATTGCTGTCCAGCGAACCAAAACTGAGATGCCCGTGCATCACTGAGGCACTTGAGTCTTGTACAGGCAAATCCTGATGACCCCAACACCTctaagtgagacaaggacaAATGGGCATtcgcttccccagtaaacaacAGTTACtcattgatgttacaactggTTGGACTGCttctccagttgacaccaggccaccattatacagctgggtagactggagcaatgtgagtaaagttttttTTGCTCAATGGAACAACAACATTTGGCATAGActctggaacctttcaattaccaggccaatgctcctagccacttggctatgctgcctcactacacatgcacacaaagcaAATGTTTTTGACAGGAGTGTGAAACACACCATCATTGTCATTCAGCAGGCTGCCTGTGTATCACTCAAACACTTGAaattgtgcaggcaaatcctacTGGGGTAGCACTAGTAACCCGTAGGAGGACTGTTCAATGGATAGTTCTACAGATCCCAAAGTTCTACAACATCCCTAACATAGCAAAGGGACTAAAGGAAGACAATGGATGGATGGGCATTTGCTccccaggccaccaggtcctcATTTAAAAGAGCTCTGAGTAGACAGGTGAGTAAAGTTCCTTGCTCAAGGATACAACTGGGCATTCAAGCCTGGAAACCAGACGGTACACCAAATCACTTGATTATATATGCCAGGGCTCAACCCAGTTAGGAGGGGGGCAAAGTAAGCCatttcggattctagggggtctggggcatgctcccccaggaaattgttgaaaatttaggtgtaaatacaCCTGTAtgctcaattttggtgaaattttactgtgatgccattgataTGTTGACCATTCGATTATACAAccttgggatcaattaaacctttccatttctcaaggctttaggtaaaaacctctcaaaagtttGCATATCACTTTTTATCTCATCATCATCTGATGACATTCCCTCCATTTACAGTCACAATAGTAAGgtaaatgaggtcatgaagtacgtACACATTAGCTATGTTTGATACCTACCTGggatggtcactataatgagatagtcttattaatgaggtcatgaagtacaccttagctatgtttgggatctacttgacatggtcactataatgaggttgTCTGTTACACAAATTGAAATTCTCACATAACCTATACACTCACCTTTACACACATCAAGTTCATCTTGAATATCTTGTTGTCTACGAACAACAAGCCTCTCTGCTCTGAGTTGTCTAGCCTCCAATACCTCATTGTGTACGTAGCGTATTGATCAGTGGAAGCTGTGAATGTGATACTTAAGTAACTGTATGTGAATTTGTTACTATTCTATACTTGTTACTATCCATACATGCAACTATATCTGCACACATATACGTATGCACACATCACACCAAGCACAGCAAAGCCTCTGGTAGTTGTGTTTCTTTTTCCGCTCAGCGAACTAGCACTGGACACTACTCAGACACTCAAGTCTGTGCAGGTAAATCCTCTTGggacagtgactatactaaccTGTAGGAGGGGAGTCCAAGTCTCATGGATACAGGTACCAAGCCATGtgcctcacacacacatgcacacccgCACTCACCCAcaccaggagctcataagcaccTGCTCTCTCTCAATCTCTCACGCACACACggacgcatgcacacacatacaacttCACAATAACCTTTTCAGTAAGACATCCCAACAAGTCCTTTTCAGCAAGACATCCCAACAAGTCCTCAAGGTACAAATGCATCTCTTAAAAGAATTGGTACTCACTAGTGACATCACCAGCTCATTTTGTACACTATCAACATCACCTACAGCTGCTCCTTTCATCTCCCTTCATCCTACCCAAGTTTTGCCAATGGACAGAGTTAGTCTCCCTTAACTAATCTAGTCTAAACTGGAGTTTCCTAGCTATGGTCAATGGGTTGGTAGTTGGCTAGTGTTACCAGTGGCTTCTTGTTGTTGCCAGTTAGTATTCTCCCGGTTTGGGAATTGAGACTGAGCTTCAATAAAAGGATATGTTCCCATTCCAACTATAAAACCCTGATCCCCAGTTGGCATAGTATTAACTGTTGGTGGTTACTAAGTGGCTTGAATAATACTAGCACCTTTGTTAATCTGTTTTTCTTCCCATTTCTCATCTCCGCATCAGATTCTCCACTCTCAACAACTGTCTCAAGAGCTTCCAGCACTTGTTGTTTAGTAACACCTGTCCCTTTAGAGAATCTAATATCTTTGTCTCTCTCATCATTCGAGCCACTTttatcattgtcatcatcacgAACTAGTCTTGAGCTATTAGCAGTGAAGCACTGGTTGTCATCCAGGGGTAGGTAGTTACCACCTAGCTGGTGAACCATCTCTCACTGCTTGCGAGCTGCATGGATAGTAGTGTCATCCGGGATTGCTCCTCTGCCTAGCCAGTTCAGCTCTGGCATCTTCCTTATCACTTTCTTCTGCCTCATCTCTCGCCATTGTCACTTCTTCATCGCTACTCCCATGTGGTCCCATCCCTGCTCCTCTTCATTAATTGTAGCCACGTGAGTGATTACTGCTTTAGGCTCAGGTGTAGGCGCTGCAACAGGCACTAGTGGTTTGTTATGGCGACTAAGTTTCTTTACTTTAAAAACCTCAGTCCTCTTAATTCAATAAACTAGACGAATTTTGTCGTACTGGCATCGATGATGTCCTATTATTTTCATCTTCATCGTTGTGATCCACTCGTCTCCTTCAGAAGTTCCTGCGCTTCAAAGAAAATAAACTCATGTTGTCACATCTCGATGTTGAAGGAGGTTTACTCTTTTCTTCAGACCTTGGCTGCTTTGTAGTAACGGGAGAAGACAACTGGTATCTTTTCTTCGTCTGTAGTGTCAGCTTTTTCCTCGCACTACCAACAGCGGGAAAACTCGCCATTCGTCATCTTGACGTTCTATTTAACACAGTGCTACTAAGTTCCAATTAGTGCTTACGGTGAGCTTTATTTAGAGAATACTGCTCTTAACTCGGCGTCTGACCATACTGAAGTTGTGGTAGCAGAGGTAGGTTAACATATACCGATATATATATGCAGTTATGCTTAACTAATAAGCGTGTTATGGCATAGATATAGTTATGGAGATAACACAAATCTTATGATGCACTAGTCAAGGgctagtcacttccataccacCAATTGATGCACTTGTGACCGGGATCAAGATGTGATCAAGGGGTATTTTTGaagtgaatcaagcgatcaaggcgtCCACAAAAGTAGCGATCAAGCACCTTTGTGAGTTAACTTTGGGCAACATGAGAATTTACTAAGCTTTTACAGTTGACGATCAAGAATCAAGACTCTTGGATGGATGAAATCAAGTGATAAAGGCAATATTTTTGGCGATAAAACTTCTTGATCCCGATTGCAAGCACATCAATTGGCAGTAtcgaagtgactaccccttgtggGTCTGGGGCCATCATATCACtgctatttattttattaagttTGTTGCCTAGATTATTGTTACTGAAAGTAAATTTATCATGCAGAAGATGCTCTACTCTTGTGGCTCCTTTAAAGAATATTAGCGATTGTGTTACTGTGTGTTATGAATTTGATGTTACCATGTCTTCATTAATGGATGTGTCCCTTTAACTTCTATGGTAATGTCTACCTTGTTACAACTTCAATTAATTTGCTCAGCTCAGCAACCTGCCTGTCCAGTTTAATGTTGATGATTTACCAAGTAGTGTAATAAACACTTTCACATTGAAATGTTACAGAAAATGATTTGAGTAGCATATTAATTTCACTCTTCGAAGGGATACTAATCCATCGATTGTATGTTTTAATGTGAGTTATTGAGCCCGTGTGAGATGCCAGTCTGGGTACTTGTTTATGTATCTATGTTATAATGGAGTGTGACATGTAGGCATGCACTGAATGTGGATCTGTGACCATGGTCAAAACCTTCAGTTGCCACAGTTCCACCTTAGCCTGTGCCTTATCCTGCATTTGACCTGTGACTGCAATATTACAATTTTGTactaattattttgtgtttCAAATCTTCCTTGGTTGTTGAAATGTTAATTCACTTTGACTGTGGTCGTAGATCAACAGCGAGTATCTGTGTTTCACCCCTATTGATGTTATACCTCACCTACATACCTTAGGACATGGGATTTGTCAAGCCGGGAACAATTCACATTACAAATCTCCTACTGTTAAAATATGTACTTATTGTTTAGTGTGGACAATTAGTGTGACATGTGCATGGTTAATAAACTTTTTAACAACTATCCCAGCATGGTTATAAAC encodes the following:
- the LOC136257287 gene encoding PAX3- and PAX7-binding protein 1-like isoform X2 — translated: MRYWRLDNSEQRGLLFVDNKIFKMNLMCVKFSLEADNLFEDVVDEYASLSIIKSHLEKWKFQHSQSYQQAYVSLCLPKLFSPFVKLQLVTWNPLEVKAKELEEMGWFKMLMIYGFREGQKG